From a single Sander vitreus isolate 19-12246 chromosome 2, sanVit1, whole genome shotgun sequence genomic region:
- the LOC144526383 gene encoding protein disulfide-isomerase: MRTQLLLGVTAFCLCVFVVADKQPDRQADKSFPEKDGVLQLEKGNFNKALRKYKQLLVHFSAPLSREDHRISAVFEDAAAELQGSEVKLAVVDVAKEKDLAKELNVTGLATIRLYLSGDKNNPVPCPVPQSSASILTWLKRRAGSAADLIADLSQLDASEDLTVVGFFKELNHEYVQVFYTAAIDLPDVNFTVTQNNEVITKYGLQHDVVLLFKKSQLIQAYKMMPQTSKEMLIIFITVYQMDPVTEYTGQTATQILTSPVLNHALLFVNKSSAGFKEIHSAFNGAAEAFRLKILFVWVDVDEPRNGRLMEYFRVRSFEAPLIRLVNLTDHVTYHLPSDTLDVQTIKSFCQSYLDGKAKPKMQSEPIPEGWDKQPVKELVGITLEKVAFNPNNTVFVLFYLPYSPESRALFPLWEELAEALKEREGVVIARIDASANDINMSMQGAYPSLCLFPALYAERVVVYQGKRKLKDLVKFLDKEMKKAKKYRVKEDEDRRKYIEASKAEDAKKANQTKDEL; this comes from the exons ATGAGGACACAGTTGCTGCTTGGGGTGACAGccttctgcctctgtgtgtttgtcgtCGCTGACAAACAACCCGACCGACAAGCAGACAAATCATTCCCTGAGAAAGATGGAGTTTTACAGCTGGAGAAAGGAAATTTCAACAAGGCACTGAGAAAATATAAGCAGCTGCTGGTGCACTTCT ctGCTCCTCTGTCCAGAGAAGACCATCGTATCTCAGCAGTGTTCGAAGATGCTGCTGCAGAGCtccaggggtcagaggtcaaactGGCCGTGGTTGATGTGGCAAAGGAGAAGGACCTGGCTAAAGAGCTCAATGTGACAGGCCTCGCCACAATCAGGCTGTACCTTTCTGGAGATAAAAACAACCCTGTGCCATGTCCTG TTCCTCAGAGCTCGGCGTCCATCTTGACTTGGCTGAAAAGGAGGGCTGGGTCTGCTGCTGACCTCATCGCTGATCTGAGCCAATTAGACGCCTCCGAGGACCTGACGGTGGTTGGATTCTTTAAG GAGCTGAACCATGAGTACGTCCAGGTGTTTTACACTGCAGCCATCGACCTTCCTGATGTTAACTTTACTGTGACACAGAACAATGAAGTCATCACCAAATACGGTCTCCAACATGATGTTGTACTGCTGTTCAAAAAG TCTCAGCTCATCCAGGCTTACAAAATGATGCCTCAGACATCTAAAGAGATGCTGATCATTTTTATCACTGTCTACCAGATGGACCCAGTCACTGAGTACACCGGACAG ACAGCCACTCAGATATTAACATCACCTGTGTTAAACCACGCCCTCCTCTTTGTCAACAAAAGCTCTGCTGGCTTCAAGGAGATCCACTCTGCCTTTAACGGCGCTGCAGAAGCATTCAGGTTGAAG attttgtttgtgtgggtgGACGTGGATGAGCCTCGTAACGGCAGGCTGATGGAGTACTTCCGAGTTCGGAGTTTCGAAGCTCCTCTGATCCGCCTGGTCAACCTGACCGACCATGTCACCTATCACCTGCCCTCTGACACTCTGGATGTACAGACAATAAAATCATTCTGCCAGTCCTACCTAGACGGCAAGGCTAAG CCTAAGATGCAGAGTGAACCGATACCTGAAGGATGGGACAAACAGCCGGTGAAGGAGCTAGTGGGAATTACTCTGGAGAAAGTCGCATTTAACCCCAACAACACTGTTTTTGTCCTGTTCT ATCTTCCCTACAGTCCGGAGTCCCGTGCTCTGTTTCCACTGTGGGAGGAGTTGGCCGAGGCCCTGAAGGAGCGAGAGGGCGTGGTCATCGCTCGCATCGATGCCTCAGCTAATGACATCAACATGTCAATGCAGGGCGCCTACCCATCACTCTGCCTGTTTCCTGCCCTATATGCTGAAAGA GTGGTGGTTTACCAAGGGAAGAGGAAGTTAAAGGACCTAGTGAAGTTTTTAGATAAAGAGATGAAGAAAGCCAAAAAATACAGAGTTAAG GAGGATGAAGACAGGAGGAAGTACATTGAGGCCTCAAAAGCAGAAGACGCAAAAAAAGCCAACCAAACCAAAGACGAGCTTTAA
- the LOC144526356 gene encoding lipopolysaccharide-induced tumor necrosis factor-alpha factor, whose product MEPPSYEEATLHPTGLGTPSTPPPTYVEAVTTQPDYFPVLTLPTAGTSPSQNTGLITYQLTQIGSSDGGRQTQPAVVVTQPQPVPILITHLGDIPGLVCCPHCHHVVTSKVTYVPGRIAWWMCLLITLMGFICGCCLIPFGMRSLQDAHHSCPQCGKHLHIYRR is encoded by the exons ATGGAACCACCTTCATATGAGGAGGCCACTCTCCACCCTACTGGTCTGGGCACCCCCTCAACACCTCCTCCCACCTATGTAGAAGCAG tAACAACCCAGCCAGATTACTTTCCTGTACTGACTCTGCCAACTGCTGGGACATCCCCTTCACAAAACACTGGACTCATAACCTATCAACTTACACAAA TTGGATCTTCTGATGGAGGCAGACAAACCCAGCCAGCAGTAGTCGTAACGCAACCACAGCCTGTTCCCATCTTAATTACACATCTGGGAGACATCCCTGGTCTGGTATGCTGCCCACACTGCCACCACGTTGTCACCTCTAAAGTCACATACGTGCCTGGGAGGATTGCCTGGTGGATGTGTTTGCTTATCACACTGATGGG gtttATCTGTGGTTGCTGTCTGATTCCATTTGGGATGCGAAGTCTACAAGATGCACATCATTCCTGCCCACAGTGTGGAAAGCATCTGCACATATACAGAAGATGA
- the LOC144530392 gene encoding synaptogyrin-3-like: MDPARPYGAGKAGSVAFDPVAFFTHPRTILRLMSWVFSMVVFGCIVNEGYINIGSERLLCVFNNNADACNYGVTVGVACFLGSIFFLILDIYFPSISSVKDRRRAVLLDLVFSGLASFLWFVGFCFLANQWQDTSPDELPLAQGSDAARATIAFCFFSILTWTVLTLSALRRFLTGSNTNLFTWQHLDPPHSNARATPYPIANGATIVTTNPYQAPPFTETLDPQKLTQQRPMAPAF; the protein is encoded by the exons ATGGATCCAGCGCGCCCGTACGGCGCCGGGAAAGCCGGGAGCGTCGCTTTCGATCCGGTCGCCTTCTTCACGCATCCCCGAACCATCCTCAGACTGATGTCGTGG GTTTTCTCCATGGTGGTGTTCGGCTGCATCGTGAACGAGGGCTACATCAACATCGGCAGCGAGCGTTTGCTCTGCGTCTTCAACAACAATGCTGATGCCTGTAACTATGGTGTTACCGTGGGCGTGGCATGTTTCCTTGGCAGCATCTTTTTCCTGATTCTGGACATTTACTTCCCCTCCATCAGCAGCGTCAAGGACAGAAGACGTGCTGTCCTGCTGGACCTCGTCTTCTCTG GTCTTGCTAGCTTCCTGTGGTTCGTTGGCTTCTGTTTTCTGGCCAATCAGTGGCAGGATACCTCTCCAGACGAGCTGCCATTGGCCCAGGGCTCCGACGCCGCTAGAGCCACCATCgctttctgcttcttctccATCCTAACCTGG ACTGTACTGACGCTGAGCGCACTGCGGCGCTTCTTAACTGGCAGCAACACAAACCTGTTCACATGGCAACACCTGGATCCTCCCCACAGCAATGCTCGAGCTACACCGTACCCCATCGCCAATGGAGCTACCATAGTAACAACCAACCCCTATCAAGCCCCGCCCTTCACTGAAACCCTGGACCCTCAGAAACTTACACAGCAGAGACCCATGGCTCCTGCCTTctag